The Salvia miltiorrhiza cultivar Shanhuang (shh) chromosome 2, IMPLAD_Smil_shh, whole genome shotgun sequence DNA window aagttattatataagttatatatttataagtttttttttttgacatttggGGGAGGCGGAGCGATAGGGTTTGATCCCTagaccttataagttataagttatatatttataaattataagttataagttatatatttattaattataagttataagttatatatttataagttataagttatatattacatgaatataagttatatatttataagttaagttgaatcccacattgaaaaatgtaggatatgaatttgaatttaaaaaaaaaaaattgaaaattcgactggaaccggcggttcagggtcgaaccgccggttccgacTAGCGGTTCAGGATCGAAATATATGTAAACCTAAACTGGCCCTTAACGTTTGacggttcggccctgaaccggcccggtgGTCAACAGTCCGGGCCGGAACTGTTGACCACCGGaccggttcagggtcgaaccgccggttccggttgGCCCTTGGCACCACTACTTCACATTTTGACAGTAAAGAGATAGATTTTTGCTTTGAAGACCCTCTTCTCGAACCTTCTTGCTGAAGCTCTCTATTGTTTTCTCATCTCCCCGGAAAATAACTTGAAGCTGAAGGTCCTCATTCCCCTGCTCCTCTTGTTCCACCAATGTTCTCATTGCTGAATGCTTGAAGATTCGCTGCAAAATTCCATTTCAATCAAACCAAGTGTTGCTATTTCTTCAATACCCGAAGGGAACTCATCCAATTTCGACAAATTTTCGAGACACAGAATTTCGAGGACTGGAAAATGGAAGTTTTCTGCATTCCAGTAGATTAAATCATCACAATCAAGAATCTCCAACTGTGTCAAGCGTAGGAATTTCCCCTCAATAGGGCTCCATACTGATCCAATCACTGCATTCAGACCCAACTTAAGACACACAAGATTGGGCAAGGAGCCGACCATGATTGTCAATTCATCCCAATCAACACCACAACCACGTAAATACAGCCACTTAAGTGAAATTGGGAAAGTGAGACTCAAACAAAAATCATGCCACTTAGAATTTCCATCGAATTTCAATAGTAGATGTTCCAGTTCATGGAAGTTGCCAAGATTGGAGGGACAGTAACTCAAACTCACTTCATCACAATATGATAACCTCAATACTCTGATATGGGGGATTCTCTTGCAAACCTCTTCACTCAACCTCAAATTCTCTACATTTGAAAGTGTGTACAGATTTCTCAAAACCAAGTCATTTGCATGGTCTAATCTGTCCACAGGAAGAGGATCAACAAGACAAATTGGATATACCTCAAGATGCCTAAGTTGTACCATCTCCCAAATCTCATATGGTGCAATCGCAGTGGAACGAGTGGGAACCACAATTCTTAATATTTGCAAATTCCAAAGCAGCGATATTGAGGGAGGAAGGTAAACAGTTGTGCGACTCTTCTGATCAATATCAACTTTAAGATACCGTAAGTTAAGTTGCTGAAATGTAGAGTCAGTTATTGATGAGGCAACAACCTTATGCACTGTTCTCAACAATTTGAAGTTAAGCAATAGCCGACCCCCTTCGCATATCAGACAACGGATTGGAGCATCAAAGGTTTTTGTCTCTGGAATTTCTCCACTGATTACAACTCGGCGCTCCCTGTTTATGGTTCGTGGACTATCCAACTCACATAAAAACTCATCTTTCTTGCCAATCTTTAGGCACAATTCTCTAACTAGATCATGTACTTTAAATTCACAAACTTCTCCATTGTAATCCCATGCATCAACTAAAATGAGATTTCTCTCAGAGAGATCCCTTATATAATTCTCTCCAGCCTTTTCCAAGCTCAAATTTTCGAAATGTTCTATAAATCCTTTAGCAATCCAAAGTTTAAGAACTTCTGACACATAAATCAATTCATCTTCTGGAAATGCCCCCAAAAATAGGAAGCACGGCTTAAGACGAGCAGGCAAGTAGCTGTAACTCAAAGATAATATATTCAAGCACTGCTCATCATTCTCTGTAGAATATTCTAAAATTGAATTCATATTTTGTACAACATTTTCCCAGTATTCTACCGCCATTGATGACTTCCTGAGATGACCCCCAACCACAACAATCGCAAGGGGAAGTCCTTTGCACTTCTCAACTATCTTCTTCCCATACTCCTCCAACTCAGAAGGGCAACCTTGCTCTGCAAATGCTGTTTGACAAAATAGATCCCAACTATTCTCCTCATCCAGAAAATCAATTGCAAGATGTGAAACGCCTAAATGATTGGCCACATCTAAGTGCCTAGTAGTCACAACAATTCGACTTCCACTATGTGTGTCGGGAAAGAAGAATTTTATCTCATCCCAAGCTTCGACACTCCACATATCATCTAGCACAATCAAATACCTTCGCCCACGTAAACTCTTATACAACTGTTGTCCTAATTCATCAACAGTTGCACTACTGGATTCATCAACAGACACAAGCTGTGTGAGAATGTTATGGACAATATATTGTTGAGATATTGTAGCCCAAAGACAAACATCAAAGTGTTGCACAATGAATGGATGTTGAAAAGTATTTGTGGCAAGTGTGGTCTTACTAATTCCCCCCATGCCTACGATGGGGATGACTTGCCGACTTGAGGGAAATCCAGTGAGCTGATCCAAAAGTTGAAGTAAGACATCATCAAATCCCACCATGGTGGCCTTGTTGGAGGTCATGTGAGGCGTTGATGAAATAACTTGTGTGGGCGGCTGCTCTGCTTCAACTCTACTCTGCGCTTTGACATTGATAGCTAATAAGAAACGAGATATTGCAGAGCAGGAAGGAAGAATTTttattgtcacaccccaattcttgaatgaataaatataatcgaggtacaactaattcatagaaataaacaaggaaaaaatcttgttaaaacccgaaataggatagaaagtcgagctatgcccctttggatcacaagttttgtttcatgcttctgacaaccgacattcattagcataaattcagtaatgaagagtctaagctcggtcaagtATATCgttgaaattttacatgaagatcttaagttgggataACAAAAGACGGATATGAGtgattgctacagcggaagtttAAAATAGGAAtttaaccctagcctcagctccgtcccgtcagcaccagccagccaacctgaaaacatttgaaagtaattttgggctaagtactaatgtacttagtgggcatgcattttctgaaacatttcatatatttgtaaagagcagtttatccaattaaactttacatgacttagaaggttttaaattgaaagaacttctaagcatgttaaaacatttctttcatttgtgcgcacatgtcacactccctttctgttactcgctgtgatcccggaccttttagccaccgacggatccatttctcccattgcacttgccctgaggatgtaactcagacaagttgaattgacctcgggacgctacccaggcaggtcttacattacatgcttcggaacacatccagcaagcacccttataacgcctcttagttagtgcccgaatggagatcaacccaccgagtcagctaacggtgtacacaattctcaaataacgtgttaggctataagagaacctcaattgattcgttgtggcgagccttaaacagagcagagtgcacataaacattttattggataaacagtttgcatttcattgaataaataatttgcatttcattgaaatatttagagcttaataactcaatcatactttatacatttggaaagtaagcccacctgattaggcaaagccCGTCGTTTattcttatctctgaatcggaatagcagtgctaatcctcctgaatctcaaagcctacaagaaatctattctcaataggtctccttgaatctaatcttaagtcatggtgtagtgcttaatattctatgattcacttagccgggttttcaaaatttaatgaataaataattgaaaactaaatccttgagttaaggacaccaacaatatccttactcgattttcttaaataattggatttataaataaaccaattgaatacttttattgcaaggaaaaaatgcaatttcatgtcatgcttagcatagtaataagtaatttacttaaaatatgcacataataataatttaatattattatgaaaattatcctttaaataaattaatcaaactaattaatagttcaattaataaaacataagacAGCCCAATTTAATAAATTGAAGGCAGTCCAAagtctttaaataaaataagggccTAACTGaattgaaacaaaataaaatcggcccaaataagGAGCCCAACTCTCAAGCCCAAACCTAGCCCAACTCTCAACCTTTTCTCCCCTTTCTCTCCATCGGTCGCACACAACGCACACACACTCACTTCAGTCCCTTGACTGCTCGCCTCTCTCGACTGCTCCTCTCCCCTTCGACTGCTCGAACTTCACTGCCgctggagctcgccggagcaagcGGCGACAGGCTCCagctcccttctctcttctcccttctCGGCGACTGCAACAACAAAAGCTGCCGCCGACCGTGACTCGGACTCCCTCCCTCAGATCTCCGGCGACGACAACAGCGAGGAGCTGCTGCAGCGCCTGAAACCTAGTGACCTCAATCCAGTCGCCCTCAGCCTCCTCCCTTCTCTCCCTTcgtccgtggccgagcgacagcAGCAGAGCCgccgcgccctggcctccctctgtAACTCAACCACCGCCCCaacccaactctctctctctctctgtgacagtggcgaaccaccaccaccaccgccggaCGGACAGCAGCGatgagccgccgccgcctcccttggtTCTCTCAACCCTCTCCTCTCTCTGCATACACCGGCGACAAACAGCAGGAGCCGTCCGCCGGAGCCCTAGGCTCAGCCTCCCTTGACTCGACTCAACACAACAAGACCAGCCCACCTCCTTTTCTCCAACCGTGgctgggcagcagcggcacagccgccgtgccctgcctccctcgaCTCTCGACTCGACGACAAACACACAACCAAGACTCaacctttctttcttttctttgaaaacaaaaacacttgaatgtaaatatatacacaatatatatgcatgtatcTTGATGAGATTATGGATGTGTGTTTGTGCTTTGCTGCTCGGCTAAGAATTGATGAAATTGGCGTGAACTGGATGAGTCAGAAATATAACCTTTCACTGGATTTGTTGCTGTGTGGTGTAGATGAAATAAAATCGTGTCTGAGTTTCTTCTAGGGGTTCTGGTATCTTGGGCAGATCAGTAGGAAAACCTGGAATTGCTGCACTTTAATTCTGCCTATGACAGAGTGAGGAAAATGAGTGAAAGAAAAATGGTGAAGTAAATATCTTGCCAAAGTGTATGGCTTCGCAGAGAAGGGAAAAAGTTGATGGTATGGCTATGATGGTAAGAGttgtagggtggctgatgggatGTATGCTTTTAGCTAACTTTTGGGACTGATTGGACAAATAAAATCCCTCGGGATAAAATTATCGAAACTGTAgaaattcttcagggtttgctaattaaaagctcgtgaaaatgcttgaatgctaaattaaataaatatgcgacgcacataaatttaataactaaatttacaaaagctttttgtaaatcatttttgttggaattaaaataaattcttttctttttccgaCGTGAATcctcttaaatctaagttcaaaattattctaacttagctcgaggaaacggggtattacatccctccctccttaaaaaaaatttcgtcctcgaaatttcatacctggtattctagcttgtgatactagtcgtTCGTTTCATTtatctcttttgtggccttttccatcctgtgatggtccCACTTCATGACAAGAACAaaattattgcctcgtaaaacttgaaccttgcgatcaagtatctggactgatttctcttcataactctggtcctggctaggactactttatcttgcttaatcacttgctttcttaattgcgagacGCAATACGTATTGTacacatccacaatgcttggtggcagagccaacttataggctacgAAGGCCTAACTTAACTAGGATCTCAAAGGGTCCTATATAatggggtcgtaacttgcccctctttccgaaacgtataactcccctTGAGGGAGAAattttgaggaaaactcgatccccaacattgaattctaactccgatcggcgtttatcggcgtaagacttttgtctatcttgagcttctttgattctttgcttgatatggtcgactttctcaaccatctgttggaccagttcaggacctaatagctttctttcacccacttcatcccagtaaagtggtgatcgacattttcggccatacaaagcctcatatggagccattccaattgttgcttgataactgttgttataagcaaattctacaagaggtaacaaatcctcccaacttctacctttgtctgcgacaatcgttcgcaacgtatcttctagaatctgaatcgttctttctgactgtcCGTCAGTTCGAGGGTGGTACGTTGTGCTGATgttcagctgagtgcccattgcttcttgtaaaccTTTCCAGAAACGCGaggtgaatctggtgtcacgatctgtcgtgatagatacaggtacaccgtgaaggcgtactatctcttgacatataactttgcaaatttctccaatccaaatgtcatttgaattgggagaaagtgcgctgactttgataatcggtctaCTATGACGctatatctcttttcattcttgttcaccagaaaattttctttaaattctggtgcatctttgtacttcctggatgtgcagtgtatggagtatcatgagcctcgctcataatcttGTTCTTTAACTCTTCATTGTgcg harbors:
- the LOC131007982 gene encoding putative late blight resistance protein homolog R1B-16 translates to MTSNKATMVGFDDVLLQLLDQLTGFPSSRQVIPIVGMGGISKTTLATNTFQHPFIVQHFDVCLWATISQQYIVHNILTQLVSVDESSSATVDELGQQLYKSLRGRRYLIVLDDMWSVEAWDEIKFFFPDTHSGSRIVVTTRHLDVANHLGVSHLAIDFLDEENSWDLFCQTAFAEQGCPSELEEYGKKIVEKCKGLPLAIVVVGGHLRKSSMAVEYWENVVQNMNSILEYSTENDEQCLNILSLSYSYLPARLKPCFLFLGAFPEDELIYVSEVLKLWIAKGFIEHFENLSLEKAGENYIRDLSERNLILVDAWDYNGEVCEFKVHDLVRELCLKIGKKDEFLCELDSPRTINRERRVVISGEIPETKTFDAPIRCLICEGGRLLLNFKLLRTVHKVVASSITDSTFQQLNLRYLKVDIDQKSRTTVYLPPSISLLWNLQILRIVVPTRSTAIAPYEIWEMVQLRHLEVYPICLVDPLPVDRLDHANDLVLRNLYTLSNVENLRLSEEVCKRIPHIRVLRLSYCDEVSLSYCPSNLGNFHELEHLLLKFDGNSKWHDFCLSLTFPISLKWLYLRGCGVDWDELTIMVGSLPNLVCLKLGLNAVIGSVWSPIEGKFLRLTQLEILDCDDLIYWNAENFHFPVLEILCLENLSKLDEFPSGIEEIATLGLIEMEFCSESSSIQQ